One part of the Thiothrix nivea DSM 5205 genome encodes these proteins:
- a CDS encoding calcium-binding protein, with protein MATYTEKTSIVDLYVAWFNRVPDVNGYQYWLREVDSGTSLTTISNAFFRASYQFNTDTGYSATMSDEALVRQWYDGLLGRGPTSPLAPDAQEVSYWVNKLNGEFQGDKGATLLQMIREIREFDTVAANRPDIKAVQDKFNNKMLAAFELVEHHDFAADISPEESIVLGKLVLTDVNEYTATVSATIEKYLAGGYTDVNLRTVTLTTNSDVITAHEFKAPEILASGQTETASTLQDQDILTGAGVQPTLNATLGNSPTGDTIISPIIREVEVFNLKFTGSGSNAIRTLDLRDATDTDDGIRTINLEQVNVTPASSGFDASVANIHPNSQAPITLQVGTTREAANVRFSFYFDSLDGVQDQANLHFTGGASLQRLQVEEIGGDNGFETLNLSSSGSPNRVGQLEAEDLQVLNILHSSDGDQNLTIGNLDEAGSLQTINAANFTANLDLTLAPGLLEANRDGSSTNTAFNLQSGSGNDTIRLTGPIGTNDALAGGSGTDTLVLNSSIGGDLLASTSTQRITGFEALQVFRLPESGIPSGLGNADLLRLDLAQMAGDQSIMLANHGNTSDTPAIFVLDNLSTAETGNISVSHGNTSNNAVDDTFLTVASVQSGVNTVGITLTSGSNGDPRFNFTLQTTAQNNALAPAITNLTLTDADNSDNSVYLANFADYTGTLRVAAGSSGHFLNLDAASDSQMATDGNMYQFDASGSSSGDVRGIRDVAGTPVVRLMANSIDASNFSGNLIARVGNVDGQQLRGGSGNDTFILDALENRSAGLDVADAINGGSGFDTLVIDGHFANDNDAQSFINLNSSLLANVSGIDAIRLVGNHGYDRATGTTYTTAYSLTLDNALVDATDNGNRILIVNDSGHDLLASVDTNDTGLDGSVEENGVTINARNLSGDNAFNYDGEEGYGGSLDVFQFSDASLRGQHRIDGGDSDLSNNAARNQDVLQIFNTAQISAADLQNIRNIGVIEFRVDQTSTQTLELTLDNSVLDGFDTSHQASSAEQETVTIQAIDNGTAMAQLNLDASQTSNSFILAIGSGAGNDTISSGAGADIIYAGGGNDTINAGAGDDAVNAGDGNDTVNAGAGDDNGINGGDGNDILNGEAGNDFLDGDGGNDTLNGGDGNDTLVGDTGIDVLTGGAGADLFQFFGLADSGLTLATADTITDFESGTDLIYVDLAAPVADSYLEAAAVADFATALGNANAAMDGTVVFYLTNVGNDGLLFVDTDANGSANEVIKLTGITSANFALTDLI; from the coding sequence ATGGCCACTTATACCGAAAAAACCAGCATCGTTGACCTGTACGTTGCCTGGTTCAACCGCGTCCCCGATGTCAACGGCTACCAGTACTGGCTTCGGGAAGTGGACAGTGGCACCTCGCTGACGACGATTTCCAATGCTTTCTTCCGCGCCTCCTACCAGTTCAACACCGATACCGGCTACAGCGCCACCATGAGCGATGAGGCGCTGGTGCGCCAATGGTATGACGGCCTGCTGGGGCGTGGCCCCACTAGCCCACTAGCCCCCGATGCGCAAGAGGTCAGTTACTGGGTCAACAAGCTGAATGGTGAGTTTCAGGGCGACAAGGGCGCTACGCTGTTGCAGATGATCCGCGAAATCCGCGAGTTTGACACCGTGGCCGCCAACCGCCCCGACATCAAGGCGGTGCAGGACAAATTCAACAACAAAATGCTGGCCGCGTTTGAACTGGTGGAACACCACGACTTCGCCGCCGACATCAGCCCGGAGGAAAGCATTGTCCTCGGCAAGCTGGTGCTGACCGATGTCAACGAGTACACCGCCACTGTCAGCGCCACCATCGAAAAATACCTGGCAGGCGGCTATACGGATGTCAACCTGCGCACCGTCACCCTGACCACCAACAGCGATGTCATAACCGCGCACGAGTTCAAAGCGCCTGAAATCTTGGCAAGTGGTCAGACAGAAACCGCAAGCACCCTGCAAGACCAGGACATCCTCACCGGCGCGGGCGTACAACCCACCCTGAACGCCACCCTCGGCAACTCGCCCACGGGCGACACCATCATCAGCCCGATCATCCGCGAGGTTGAGGTATTCAACCTCAAATTCACCGGCTCGGGCAGTAATGCCATCCGCACGCTGGATCTGCGGGATGCAACCGACACCGATGACGGTATCCGCACCATTAATCTGGAACAGGTCAACGTTACCCCGGCCAGCAGCGGTTTTGACGCCAGCGTCGCCAATATCCACCCCAATAGCCAAGCCCCCATCACCTTGCAGGTCGGCACCACCCGGGAAGCCGCCAATGTCCGTTTCAGCTTTTACTTCGACAGCCTGGATGGCGTGCAAGACCAGGCCAACTTGCACTTCACCGGCGGCGCTAGCCTGCAACGCCTGCAAGTGGAAGAAATTGGTGGCGACAATGGTTTTGAAACCCTGAACCTGTCTTCCAGCGGCAGCCCTAACCGGGTCGGCCAACTGGAAGCCGAGGACTTGCAAGTGCTGAACATCCTGCATAGCAGCGATGGTGACCAGAACCTAACCATCGGCAACCTGGATGAAGCCGGTTCCCTGCAAACCATCAATGCCGCCAACTTCACCGCCAACCTCGACCTGACCCTTGCCCCTGGCCTGCTGGAAGCCAACCGCGATGGCAGCAGCACCAATACCGCGTTTAACCTGCAAAGTGGCAGCGGCAATGACACTATCCGCCTCACCGGCCCCATTGGAACCAATGACGCGCTGGCTGGCGGCAGTGGCACCGATACCCTGGTGCTTAACAGCTCCATCGGTGGTGACCTATTGGCTAGTACATCCACCCAGCGCATCACCGGCTTTGAGGCATTACAGGTCTTCCGCCTGCCTGAGTCCGGCATCCCCTCCGGTTTGGGCAATGCCGACCTGTTACGGTTGGATCTGGCACAAATGGCAGGCGACCAAAGCATTATGCTGGCCAATCATGGCAACACCAGCGACACGCCAGCCATTTTCGTACTCGACAATCTGAGTACCGCTGAAACGGGCAACATCAGTGTCAGCCATGGCAACACCAGCAACAATGCGGTTGACGACACCTTCCTGACCGTTGCCAGCGTCCAGTCAGGCGTCAATACGGTAGGCATCACCCTTACCTCTGGCAGCAATGGCGACCCACGCTTCAACTTTACCTTGCAAACCACCGCACAGAACAATGCCCTGGCTCCAGCGATTACCAACCTGACCCTGACTGACGCCGATAATAGCGACAACAGCGTCTATCTGGCCAACTTTGCCGATTACACCGGCACTCTCCGGGTGGCGGCGGGCAGCAGCGGGCACTTCCTTAACCTGGATGCCGCATCTGACAGCCAGATGGCGACGGATGGCAATATGTACCAGTTTGACGCCAGCGGCTCCAGCAGTGGGGATGTACGCGGCATCCGTGATGTAGCTGGCACGCCTGTAGTCCGGCTGATGGCCAACAGCATCGACGCCAGCAACTTTAGCGGCAACCTGATCGCCCGGGTCGGCAATGTGGATGGTCAACAGCTACGCGGTGGCTCAGGCAATGACACCTTTATTCTAGACGCACTGGAAAACCGCTCTGCCGGTCTTGATGTAGCCGATGCCATTAACGGCGGCAGCGGCTTTGACACCCTGGTAATTGACGGCCATTTTGCCAACGACAATGACGCACAGTCTTTTATCAACCTTAACAGCAGCCTGTTAGCCAATGTCAGCGGCATTGACGCTATCCGTCTGGTGGGCAACCACGGTTATGATCGTGCCACCGGAACCACCTACACCACCGCTTATAGCCTGACCCTCGACAATGCGCTGGTCGACGCCACGGACAATGGCAACCGCATCCTGATCGTCAATGATTCAGGGCATGACTTGCTCGCCAGCGTGGACACCAATGACACTGGGCTGGATGGCTCCGTCGAGGAAAATGGCGTTACCATCAATGCCCGTAACCTGAGTGGCGACAATGCCTTCAACTATGATGGCGAAGAAGGCTATGGCGGCAGCCTGGATGTTTTCCAGTTCAGCGATGCCAGCCTGCGCGGGCAGCACCGTATCGACGGCGGCGATAGCGACCTTTCCAATAACGCAGCCCGAAACCAGGATGTCCTGCAAATTTTCAATACGGCGCAAATAAGCGCAGCCGACCTGCAAAACATCCGCAACATCGGAGTTATCGAATTCCGCGTTGACCAAACCAGCACCCAAACCCTGGAACTGACCCTGGATAACAGCGTGCTGGATGGTTTTGATACATCCCATCAAGCCAGCAGCGCGGAACAGGAAACCGTTACCATCCAGGCCATTGATAACGGCACGGCGATGGCGCAACTGAACCTTGACGCCAGCCAGACAAGCAATAGCTTCATCCTTGCCATTGGGTCAGGGGCTGGCAATGACACCATCAGTAGTGGCGCCGGAGCCGACATCATTTATGCGGGAGGGGGCAACGATACCATCAATGCGGGTGCTGGCGATGATGCTGTTAACGCGGGTGATGGCAATGACACCGTTAACGCTGGCGCAGGTGACGACAACGGCATCAATGGCGGCGACGGCAACGACATTCTTAATGGCGAAGCGGGCAATGACTTTCTGGATGGTGACGGCGGTAACGATACCCTGAACGGCGGTGATGGCAATGACACACTGGTTGGCGACACTGGCATTGACGTGCTGACCGGTGGCGCTGGCGCTGACCTGTTCCAGTTCTTTGGCCTTGCTGATTCCGGCCTCACACTGGCGACGGCTGATACCATCACTGATTTTGAGTCTGGTACAGACCTAATCTATGTTGACTTGGCTGCTCCTGTTGCCGACAGTTACCTGGAAGCTGCTGCCGTGGCTGACTTCGCCACCGCTTTGGGCAATGCGAATGCGGCAATGGACGGTACAGTCGTTTTCTACCTGACCAACGTCGGCAATGATGGCTTGCTGTTTGTGGATACAGACGCAAACGGTTCTGCAAATGAAGTCATCAAGCTGACGGGTATTACTTCAGCCAACTTCGCGTTAACCGACCTCATTTAA
- a CDS encoding calcium-binding protein — protein MATYNDKTSIVDLYVAWFNRVPDVKGYQYWIREFDNGTSLSAMSNAFFTASYQFNTDTGYSPNMSDEALVRQWYDGVLGRGPGSDLEPTTEEVNYWVSKLNLEFHGDKGATLVQMIREIREFDTMAANRPDIKSVQDRFNNKMLTAFELVENHHFGADLSPEESIVLGKRVLTNVTASTSSVVDTIETYLAGGFTDLAQSTFLLTINSDIATANVFNAPEVATGVQAETTNTLQDQDILTGAGVQPTLNASLGNAISGDTTINPIIREVEAFNLKFTGSGSNAIRVLDMKDVTDTDYGIRSIALQQVSVTHADSGFDTTVTNIRPTNQAPISLQVGSTREAASIRFGFYFDSLDSAQDQASLWLTGSANLQRLQVEEVGGDNGFETLYLSSSGSPNQISQLETEDLQVLNILHNSSGDQNLVIGSLDEAGSLHTINAANFTANLDLTLAPGLLEANRDGTSVNTAFTLRSGSGNDTIRITGPIGTNDTLDGGAGQDTLVLGNYSGGDLLTGASSQRVTNFEALQVFRLAEPGIPTSLNQVDMLRLDLSQMGGDQSILLSNQGNLADTPAIFVLDNLSAVEATNISISHSNTSNNATEDTYLAIASVQADVNNVGINITGNSADPRFNFTLQTTATNPSLAPAITNITLTDSDSSDNSIYLAEFADYTGVIRVNAGSSGRFLNLDASSNSNMATDGNLFQFDASGNSGDLRGIRDVANTDVVRLVTANIDASNFSGNLIARTGSVDGQQVRGGSGNDTFIIDALENRTAGLDMADTISGGGGFDTLAVDGHFDDDSNVQSFISLNSSSLAQVTGIDAIRLVGNHGYDNVSGNNYATAYNLTLNNAVIDSTDNGDRILIVNDSGHDLLTSLDANDTSLDGSIEEDGVTINARSLSGNNAFNYDGEEGYGDSLDVFQFSDTSLHGQHHIDGGDTDLSNNAVQNRDVLQIFNTAQVAAVDLQNIYNIGVIEFRTDQNSPQTLSLTLDNSVLDGFDTSHQASSAERETVTIRAVDNGTANAQINLDASQVSNSFILDIELGAGNDTVQAGVGNDALYGGYGDDQLMGGVGDDFLSGQEGNDTLHGNDGADRLEGGNGNDHLLGGAGNDILHGNVGNDTLEGGAGADTLDGGAGNDLIRYSQTAEAGSHANVSGIFNATEADTLLNFDADGSDTLVFSGDFAQTNMRGTITAGVVNLGAASSVNLDNAGVNVVAMFDRTGANNLLDIAQLNVITVNEGNGDERIFIFNNGNHSAIYQFSGDGISGLVTASELTLIGVVTDHVLNATDIYVD, from the coding sequence ATGGCTACTTATAACGATAAAACAAGCATCGTCGACCTTTACGTCGCATGGTTCAACCGTGTCCCCGATGTCAAGGGCTACCAATACTGGATCCGAGAATTTGACAATGGTACGTCACTGTCGGCCATGTCCAACGCTTTTTTTACGGCCTCTTACCAATTCAACACCGATACTGGCTATAGCCCCAATATGAGCGACGAGGCGCTGGTACGCCAGTGGTACGACGGCGTGCTGGGTCGCGGCCCCGGCAGCGACCTGGAACCCACTACGGAAGAAGTGAATTACTGGGTCAGCAAACTGAATCTGGAATTCCACGGCGACAAAGGTGCCACTTTGGTGCAGATGATCCGTGAAATCCGTGAGTTTGACACCATGGCCGCCAACCGCCCCGACATCAAATCGGTACAGGACAGGTTCAACAACAAGATGCTGACCGCGTTTGAACTGGTGGAAAACCATCATTTCGGCGCTGACCTTAGCCCCGAGGAAAGCATCGTGCTCGGCAAGCGGGTACTGACCAACGTCACCGCCAGCACAAGTTCCGTCGTTGACACTATCGAAACCTACCTCGCTGGAGGCTTTACCGACTTAGCGCAAAGCACGTTCCTCCTCACCATCAATAGCGACATTGCCACCGCCAATGTATTCAATGCGCCAGAAGTGGCCACGGGCGTCCAGGCAGAAACCACCAATACCCTGCAAGACCAAGACATCCTCACCGGGGCAGGGGTGCAGCCCACCCTGAACGCCAGCCTTGGCAACGCCATCAGTGGCGATACCACCATTAACCCGATCATCCGCGAAGTCGAGGCATTCAACCTCAAGTTCACCGGTTCCGGCAGTAACGCCATCCGCGTGCTGGATATGAAGGATGTGACCGACACCGATTACGGTATCCGCAGCATTGCCCTGCAACAGGTTAGCGTTACCCATGCCGACAGTGGTTTTGACACCACTGTCACTAATATACGCCCCACCAATCAGGCTCCCATCAGTTTGCAAGTTGGCAGCACCCGCGAAGCAGCCAGCATCCGTTTCGGCTTCTATTTCGACAGCCTTGACAGCGCGCAGGATCAGGCCAGCCTGTGGCTGACCGGCAGTGCCAACCTGCAACGCCTGCAAGTGGAAGAAGTCGGCGGCGACAATGGCTTTGAAACCCTTTACCTGTCTTCCAGTGGCAGCCCTAACCAGATTAGCCAACTGGAAACCGAAGATCTGCAAGTGCTGAACATCCTGCACAACAGCAGCGGCGACCAGAATTTGGTCATCGGCAGTCTGGATGAAGCCGGCTCCCTGCATACAATCAACGCCGCCAACTTCACCGCCAACCTCGACCTGACCCTTGCTCCGGGTCTGTTGGAAGCTAACCGGGACGGCACAAGTGTCAACACCGCCTTTACTCTGCGCAGCGGTAGCGGTAATGACACCATCCGCATCACCGGCCCGATCGGAACCAATGACACGCTGGATGGCGGCGCGGGTCAGGACACACTAGTGCTCGGCAATTACAGCGGCGGCGACCTGCTGACAGGTGCATCATCCCAGCGGGTAACCAACTTTGAAGCGTTACAGGTTTTCCGCTTGGCTGAGCCAGGCATTCCCACCAGCTTGAATCAAGTCGACATGCTGAGGCTGGATTTGTCACAGATGGGCGGCGACCAAAGCATCCTGCTAAGCAACCAAGGTAATCTGGCCGATACCCCCGCCATTTTCGTACTGGATAACCTGAGTGCTGTTGAAGCAACCAACATCAGTATCAGCCACAGCAACACCAGCAACAATGCCACCGAAGACACTTATCTGGCTATCGCCAGCGTCCAGGCCGACGTCAACAACGTGGGCATCAACATTACCGGAAATAGCGCTGACCCACGCTTCAACTTTACCCTACAAACCACTGCAACAAACCCCAGCCTGGCTCCAGCCATTACCAATATCACCCTGACTGATAGCGACAGCAGCGACAACAGTATCTATCTGGCCGAATTCGCGGATTATACCGGCGTCATCCGCGTCAACGCCGGCAGCAGCGGGCGATTTCTCAATCTGGACGCATCTTCCAACAGCAACATGGCGACCGATGGCAACCTGTTCCAGTTTGATGCCAGCGGTAACAGCGGCGATTTGCGTGGCATCCGCGATGTGGCCAATACAGACGTGGTAAGGCTGGTTACAGCCAATATCGACGCCAGCAATTTCAGCGGCAACCTGATAGCGCGGACTGGCAGCGTAGATGGCCAACAAGTGCGCGGGGGTTCCGGCAACGATACCTTCATCATTGACGCGCTGGAAAACCGCACGGCCGGTCTGGACATGGCAGACACCATCAGTGGCGGCGGCGGCTTCGATACCCTTGCAGTTGACGGCCATTTCGATGATGACAGCAATGTACAGTCTTTCATCAGCCTCAACAGTAGCAGCCTGGCTCAGGTCACCGGCATTGATGCCATCCGTTTGGTTGGTAACCATGGTTATGACAATGTTTCTGGAAACAATTACGCTACCGCTTACAACCTGACCCTCAATAATGCGGTGATTGACTCAACCGACAACGGTGACCGTATCCTGATCGTCAATGACTCGGGACACGACTTGCTGACCAGCCTGGATGCGAATGACACCAGCCTGGATGGCTCCATCGAGGAAGATGGCGTCACCATCAACGCCCGCAGCCTGAGCGGTAACAACGCCTTCAATTACGACGGCGAGGAAGGCTATGGCGACAGCCTAGATGTATTCCAGTTTAGTGATACCAGCCTGCATGGCCAGCATCATATTGATGGAGGTGACACCGACCTTTCCAATAATGCAGTGCAGAACCGGGATGTGCTGCAAATCTTTAACACCGCCCAGGTGGCGGCTGTGGATCTGCAAAATATCTACAACATCGGCGTGATTGAGTTCCGAACCGACCAGAACAGCCCCCAAACGTTGTCACTGACATTGGACAATAGCGTGCTGGATGGTTTTGATACATCCCATCAGGCCAGCAGCGCAGAACGTGAAACGGTTACCATCAGGGCTGTCGATAATGGTACGGCAAATGCGCAGATTAACCTTGATGCCTCGCAAGTATCCAACAGTTTCATTCTAGATATTGAATTGGGTGCAGGTAATGACACCGTCCAGGCTGGGGTAGGCAATGATGCCCTCTATGGCGGCTACGGCGACGATCAGTTGATGGGCGGGGTTGGTGACGATTTTCTGTCTGGGCAGGAAGGAAATGATACCCTGCATGGCAACGATGGCGCTGACAGGCTGGAAGGCGGCAATGGCAATGACCATTTGCTGGGCGGAGCCGGCAATGACATCCTGCACGGTAATGTCGGCAATGACACTCTGGAAGGTGGTGCGGGTGCTGATACCTTGGACGGAGGGGCGGGCAACGATCTGATCCGCTACAGCCAGACTGCTGAAGCCGGTTCGCACGCCAATGTCAGCGGCATATTCAACGCCACCGAGGCTGATACATTACTTAATTTTGATGCTGATGGCAGCGATACATTGGTGTTCAGCGGCGATTTCGCCCAAACCAACATGCGCGGCACAATTACCGCTGGCGTTGTCAACCTGGGCGCTGCCTCCAGCGTTAATCTGGATAATGCTGGCGTTAACGTCGTGGCAATGTTTGATCGCACCGGGGCTAATAATCTGCTGGATATTGCGCAATTGAATGTTATCACGGTCAATGAGGGGAATGGGGATGAGCGGATTTTCATCTTCAATAACGGTAACCACTCAGCCATCTATCAATTCAGTGGCGACGGTATCAGTGGGTTGGTGACCGCCAGTGAACTGACGCTGATTGGTGTGGTAACAGACCACGTGTTAAATGCGACGGATATTTACGTCGATTAA
- a CDS encoding adenylate/guanylate cyclase domain-containing protein: MNLPVKNLSYAYLFKGERIRYGLMAGILCFLGILIFWFKPAWFSHIEAGVWNIYQRYGVAHTNQSPPVTIVDIDDKSLFEIGDWPWSRQQIAQLVEVMFKDYHIAAAGLDIPFLSARDAEGDKALLALSNEYPLVFAQLFALEGQGSTITSGVLGGGKVDNIPVGLHIPQAIGYVANHDGLATAPCVGHIIRKKEDGEISQVPPLIAWDGKAYPMFSLEILRCWMESIGEPGEYNLRVNAIPSVNYQQVQILPVFGKELELLLDKDGFMRVPYSQNDLISISAADILKHRVDPALLQNLIVVVGSSAMGLVDQHSTPLSDNSIGAIVHLQLLESFLGDSPPMPIVKVEWATAAWAVASLLLLYFLLLRGSGVVTLLAATLMLTIAWLGLGYWLWISWQWWLPMLPLLGYALFVVLQVPVEWAVMQRSVRRLRSLFQGYLPATVLDSLLRQPKNSLLEPRRCTLTILFADIANFTRRAEDSASPEELARLTQQILGRLTEAVYAGNGTLDKYMGDAVMAFWNAPLPQENHADLAIQAGRDMIAGIAAFNREREGDGFEPVAIRIGIHTGEAIVGNLGTRFRHSYTAIGDAVNVAARLQEKAKDLQEPLVISETTAAMAKQWNLNAETTVYLRGRRQEVGVFTYSGITPKKDAPGQYGTL, from the coding sequence TTGAACCTACCAGTAAAAAACCTTTCCTATGCCTATCTGTTCAAAGGCGAACGCATCCGCTATGGATTAATGGCAGGTATTTTGTGTTTTTTGGGTATCCTGATATTTTGGTTTAAACCTGCTTGGTTTTCCCATATTGAGGCTGGTGTTTGGAATATTTATCAGCGTTATGGGGTTGCCCACACTAACCAGTCTCCCCCAGTCACGATTGTTGACATTGATGACAAGAGCCTGTTTGAAATAGGTGATTGGCCTTGGTCGCGCCAGCAAATAGCCCAGTTAGTGGAGGTTATGTTCAAGGATTACCATATCGCCGCAGCGGGTCTTGATATTCCGTTTCTTTCTGCACGTGATGCAGAGGGTGACAAAGCCTTATTGGCTTTGTCTAATGAGTATCCTCTTGTTTTTGCCCAACTGTTTGCTTTGGAAGGGCAGGGTAGCACTATAACCAGTGGTGTGTTGGGTGGCGGAAAAGTCGATAATATTCCAGTCGGTTTGCATATTCCCCAGGCCATTGGCTATGTCGCCAATCATGATGGGTTGGCAACAGCTCCTTGCGTCGGCCATATCATCCGGAAGAAAGAAGATGGGGAAATTTCCCAAGTACCGCCACTCATTGCCTGGGATGGAAAGGCATATCCGATGTTCAGTTTGGAGATTCTGCGTTGCTGGATGGAGTCCATCGGCGAACCCGGTGAATATAACTTGAGAGTAAACGCCATCCCATCAGTTAATTACCAGCAAGTGCAAATTTTGCCTGTATTTGGTAAAGAACTGGAACTATTGCTGGACAAGGATGGTTTTATGCGCGTCCCCTATTCCCAGAATGACCTAATCAGCATTTCCGCAGCCGACATCCTTAAACATCGGGTAGACCCTGCATTACTGCAAAACCTGATTGTGGTCGTGGGAAGCTCGGCCATGGGGCTAGTTGATCAGCACAGCACGCCGCTAAGTGATAATAGCATAGGGGCAATTGTGCATTTGCAGTTGCTGGAGTCTTTTCTGGGTGATTCGCCACCCATGCCAATTGTCAAGGTGGAATGGGCTACGGCGGCCTGGGCGGTAGCCAGCTTGCTATTGCTTTACTTTTTGTTGTTAAGGGGGAGTGGTGTCGTAACATTGCTGGCAGCGACGCTAATGTTAACAATAGCCTGGCTTGGGTTGGGATATTGGTTATGGATAAGCTGGCAATGGTGGTTGCCGATGTTGCCGCTGCTAGGTTATGCTTTGTTCGTGGTTTTGCAGGTGCCGGTCGAATGGGCTGTCATGCAACGGAGCGTCAGGCGGCTGCGTTCCTTGTTCCAGGGGTATTTGCCTGCAACCGTGCTGGATTCCCTATTGCGGCAGCCAAAGAATAGCTTATTGGAACCGCGGCGTTGTACCTTGACCATCCTGTTTGCAGATATCGCCAATTTTACCCGGCGGGCGGAAGATTCTGCTTCGCCGGAAGAGCTTGCCCGCCTTACCCAGCAAATTCTGGGGCGTCTGACAGAAGCGGTATACGCCGGAAATGGCACACTGGATAAATATATGGGGGATGCCGTCATGGCTTTCTGGAATGCTCCATTACCGCAGGAAAATCATGCCGATCTAGCCATTCAGGCGGGGCGTGACATGATCGCGGGGATTGCTGCATTTAACCGGGAACGTGAGGGTGATGGATTTGAGCCGGTGGCTATTCGGATAGGCATACATACAGGTGAGGCTATCGTCGGTAATCTGGGAACCCGCTTCCGCCATTCTTACACCGCAATTGGTGACGCTGTTAATGTGGCTGCCCGCCTACAGGAAAAGGCAAAAGATTTGCAGGAGCCGTTAGTTATCAGTGAAACAACGGCGGCCATGGCAAAGCAATGGAATTTAAATGCGGAAACCACGGTTTATCTGCGTGGACGCCGCCAAGAAGTTGGTGTCTTTACATACTCGGGAATCACGCCCAAAAAGGATGCTCCCGGTCAATACGGAACCTTGTAG